From Thalassovita sp.:
CCGGTGCTGACCTGTCCCGCCGGGTTTTGCATTGGTTGGCCGCAGGGGCGGAACGCCGGGCGGCCTGAGCCTTTAAAGGGTTTCCAGACAGTGGCGGCGGAAGGCCCGTTTCAGCATATCCAGCTCCTCCCGCAGGAGCTGGACCTCCGCCCGGATATCATCCGCCAGCGCATCGCCGGCCAGAATGGTAAAACTGCTGAGCGTTTCGCCACTTTCCGCATCCAGAATGACAAAGGTCTGTACCCCGTCGGATAGCAGCTGTGACGGGATCGGCACCCGCACCAGCCATTCCCCTTCGGTGCTGCCTTCCTGCATCGAGTGCCCCAGAACCGGCTTGTCCAGATGGGTGACCGAGATCTTGGGCTGATAGCGCGCACCGCGATGGGTTTGCAGCACACCCTCCCAGACCCCTTCCAGAAGCCGGGTTTTGGTCAGTTGCATTTCGCTCATGCTGCAGGCTCCTTACAGTTCGGCGCGGGGCCGGCGCGAGAAGGTCAGGTCGCGCAATACAACCTGGTTCATCTCGGGGCCCTCAAAAATTAGGTCCAGCCAGGCCTTTTCGACCCGCTTTTCGTTCAGTTTTGTGTAGGCGAGATCAAATTCCACCATGATCTCTTCTTCGTGCAGCGGCAGTTCGCGCACGATTTGTTCGGTATTGGGACCGTGCTTGATGTTGAGCCGGGCAAAAATCTCCAGCGGCTTTTCCATCTCCACAATCGTGTCCATCCGCAGCAGGTGACGGCGTTTCAGCCCCTGCACCGCTTCGGGTGGCAGATCGATCACCAGCGACAGGAAGGATCCGTCAAACTTGAACACGTCCATGCGCAGCCCGTAAGGCGCCAGATCCGCTTCGCGGGTGTTGCGCAGCTGGCGCAGGGTCAGCTCGGAAAAGGCGCAGTCGTGAAACAGCGTGACCTCTTCGCCCAGCTGGCTTTTGTTCTGCACGCTCGACATGCCGGGCACCGGCAAAGGGCCGCGCCACAACGCCGGGCGCCAACCCCAGTCAGATCCCTGCGGACGACGAAACTGCGTTGATCCGATGGCGGGCAGCGCCAGTCGTTCATCGGCAACGTGAATCAGCTCATTCAAATGGGTGCGCAGTTCGCGCGCCTGACTGCGCTGACGGCGCAGGGCGGCCAGATCTTCGCCCGCCGCAGCGCGCGCGGCTTTGGCCCAGCGTTTCTGCACCCGTTCCGACACAAATGTCTTGATCAGATCGCTTCCCGGCATGCCTGCCATGTGGCGCGTCCCCTCTGCCCGTTTATTGCCTCATCTGCGCGGTCCTTGCCCAATCAGGACAGCCGCGACTTAGCTGAATATACGACCAAAAATATTGCGGAGTATAGGCTTAGCTTTGCCGTCTTCGGCGTCTTTCGCCACTGGGGCCTCCGCCGGGGCTGCAACGGGCAACTCACGCAGCGCCCCCGGCGTGCCCGGGCGGGCCACTGGACGAATGGCGCCAAGGCCGGTGCGCTGCACCCTTGGCTGGCCCGGCTCCGTCCCTTGCGTCCCGGCACCTGCCGGCACATCTGCCACCTCAAAGGCCGCAGCAGGGCGTGGTCTTTGCGGGCTTTCCTCGCGGATCTGCTCGGCCAGCCACATCAGTTGCGTCAGGCCACGTTCACCGGTTTCGGCGCTGTCTTTGGCGCCGTAGAGCGCCAGACCAACCATGTGACCATTGATCACCATCATACCGCGCCAGTGTTTGGGATCGCTTTCCACCGACAAGGGCGCCGGATCCACCACCTGCACCACCGTCAGCCCATCGCCATGCAACCGGCGCAGCACCTGCCGGTCCCCCAAACCGGCTGAAACCTCTGCGGCGCTGGGTTCAGGTGCGGTGCTGTCCCGTTCAACCGCAGAAATGGTCATGACGACCGGCGGCACCTGGTAGCCGCTGACAAAACCGGTCAGCCGTTCGCAGGACGCCACAAGCGCAAATCCACCATCGCGGCGGCTTTTCAGACTGTCTTTCTGAATGCAGTAGCCCTGCGGCGGCACGACGATCACCTCACCCCCGGCCAGGGCCGCGCGGGTCATCACATTGTCTTGCCGGGTGACCCCGCCATCCCCAAGGGACAGACAGCCCGACAACACTGTGGACAGGGCGAAAAACACCGCCAAACGCAGCCCGTTGCGTGACCTCATTTTGCCTGCGCCACCATATCGTTACCCCCCCTTACGGCGCAGTGAACCCGCACCTTTCACGTCCTCACAAACAGCAGCTCCGTGACAACGCGGTTAAGCGTTAGCCGATGCCTGCCCGCGACCTCAAGCCGCTTTTCCATGCTCTGCCCTGTTGTCCCGGACACTGTGGCGTTAGGGTCATCTTAAGGAGCTTTTGCGCAAATGAACCGCCCCGGCAGATCGCCCATCCGGGCCTATAGGGCCCATGCCCAATTTATCGCCCCCGCAGGTGATAGCGCAGCGGCCTGGCGGCTGATCCCCGGGCTGGTGATGGCGGCAGCGCTGTATCTGCTGATGCTCTGGGCGATGCAAAACCTGCTGCAAATCCTGCTCAGCCCTGACCAATTCAACGCCTTCACCCTTTCGGTCCAAAACGGCTCCACCGCGATCGGAACGCTTTACCTGCTGTTCAGCTTTGGGTTTCTGGGTCTCGCCATCGCGATTGTCACGGCACAGATGCACCAACGCGCGCCGTTAACCCTGATCGGGCCGCCAAAGGCCGCGTTGCGGCAGGGCATTGCCGTTCTGATCGGATTGATTCTGCTGAGCCTTGTGATCTGGATCCTGCCCCCCAGTGAGGTGCTCGCCCCGATCACAGAGAGCAAGGCCGTTGGGCGCTGGCTGATGCTGCTACCCGTCGCATTACTGGGGATCTTGATCCAAACCAGCACGGAGGAGCTGATTTTCCGCGGCTATCTGCAACAACAGCTTGCCGTCCGGTTTGACACGCCGCTGATCTGGATGGGCCTGCCTGCCCTGCTGTTTGGCCTGCTGCATTACCGCCCCGAAGCCGGTGACAGCGCTTGGCTACTGATCCTTTGGGCGGCGCTGTTTTCGCTGTTCGCAGCCGATCTCACCGCGCGTGCAGGCACCCTAGGCCCGGCAATTGCGCTGCATTTTCTGTCAAATGCCATCGCGATCCTGTTTGTCGCGCAGGATCCGGCGCTTTCGGGGCTGGCGCTTTACAGCGCGCCGATGGATCTGAGGGATTCCGTTGCGCTGCGGCAGGCGCTGACGCTGGATATCGCGCTTTTGGGACTTGGTTGGTTGACGGCGCGGCTGGTTCTGCGACGGTGAGCCCATGACAGCCTACCACCCTCACCACGGCTACAGCGCAGCCGCGCGCCTGACCCCTGACCTGCCCCGGCTGGCCCTTGGCTTCGTCCTGATTGAGGTGGGCTATAAACTGGGTCTGAATCTGCTGGATGCCGTTCTGGTCAGCGCCCCGGACGGCTTTGTGGACAGCTACTATTCCGGCACCACACGCGGGGGTTTGCTGCTGCAGCTCTTTGCCTTTTCGCTGCTGATCCTCTCGGTCATCACCGTGACCCGCAAACTGCATTTTCGCAGCGCCGTCAGCCTGATCGGACCGCCAAATCAGGCCTGGAATGACCTACGGCAGGTGACATTGGCCTGCCTTGGGGGCTTTCTGCTGATCGAGCTGTTGCCGCCCTATTATTCCTACGCGGGCGGCGTGTGGAACATGCCGCTGGCCTGGCTGACCACTTTGCCGCTGGCGATGATCGCCCTGCTGATTCAAACCGGCGCTGAGGAGCTGCTCTATCGTGGCTATCTGCAGCAGCAACTTGCGGCCCGGTTCCGCGCCACTTGGGTCTGGATGCTTGTCCCCAACCTACTGTTCGCCGCCGCCCATTGGCAGCCCCATGCTGCCAGCAATGAGGCATGGGAATATGTGATCTGGGCCTTTTTCTTTGGCCTCGCCGCCTCGGATCTGACCGCGCGCAGCGGCGCTTTGGGGGCGGCTGTTGGCTTTCATCTGGCCAACAACGCCTTTGCCTTTCTGATCTTTGGCGAAATGGGAAGCACTGATTCTGGGCTGGCCCTGATGCTGTTCCCCGCGCCTGAGGCAACGGGCGACTCACTGCTGCCGCCATCCGCCCAAGACGCCGCTTTCCCCTCAGCGCGATTGATCGCAGAACTGCTGGTGATGCTGATAATCTGGCTTTCCGCCCGAATTGCCATCAGGCGCTGATTGCATTTCCGTTACGTCGGGCTTATTTGACTAGCTCACGAACGCAGCAAGCAGGGCAATCGCTCATGAACTGGATCACCAATTATGTCCGTCCGCGGATCAACTCGATCTTCTCGCGCCGTGAGGTGCCTGAAAATCTGTGGACGAAATGTGGCGAATGCGGAACCATGTTGTTCCATCGTGAACTGGCCGACAATCTGAATGTCTGCACCAACTGTGATCACCACATGGCGATCACCCCCCGCGCCCGGTTTGAAAACCTGTTCGATGGCGGCATCTTCACCGAAGTTGAGGTGCCCACGCCGATCACCGATCCGCTGCAATTCCGCGATCAGAAAAAATACCCTGAGCGGATGAAAGCCGCGCAGAAGAAAACCGGTGAGAAAGAGGCCATGCTGGTCGCCACCGGCGAAATGGGCCGCACCCCGATTGTGGCCGCCTGTCAGGACTTCTCGTTCATGGGTGGCTCCATGGGCATGTATGTGGGAAACGCCATCATTGCCGCCGCTGAAAAAGCGGTGGAGCTGAAGCGCCCGCTGATCCTGTTCTCGGCCGCGGGCGGCGCCCGCATGCAGGAAGGCATCCTGTCACTGATGCAGATGCCGCGCACCACCGTGGCCGTGCAGATGCTGAAAGAGGCAAACCTGCCCTACATCGTTGTACTGACCCACCCCACCACCGGGGGTGTGACCGCGTCTTACGCCATGCTGGGTGATGTGCAGATTTCTGAACCCAATGCGCTGATCTGCTTTGCCGGTCCCCGTGTGATCGAACAGACCATCCGTGAAAAACTGCCAGAAGGCTTCCAGCGCGCCGAATACCTGCTGGATCACGGCATGCTGGACCGCGTGACCAAACGCACTGAGATGCGCGATGAGCTGATCTCCATCACCCGCATGCTGCTGGGCCTGTCACCCGCGATCAAAGGCGACCTGCCGGCCCCGGCACCTGTCGCCGCCAGCGAAGACAAACCCGAAGAGAGCCTGTCAGAGGCCCTCGGCGGCGCCGAGCCTGACGCAAAATGAAGCAGGGTTCCGACGCCGTGCTTGCACGGATGATGGCGCTGCATCCCAAAATCATCGATCTGACGCTGGACCGGGTCTGGCGTCTGCTCGACGCTTTGGACAATCCCCAAAACGCCCTGCCGCCTGTGATCCATATCGCGGGCACCAATGGCAAAGGCTCGACCCAGGCGATGATCCGCGCCGGGCTTGATGCGGCGGGCAACACGGTCCATGCCTATACCTCACCCCATCTGGCCCGGTTCCATGAACGGATCCGTCTGGCCGGGGATCTGATCTCTGAGGCGCATCTGACCGAGATCCTGGATGAGTGCTACGCCAAGAACGATGGCGGCAACATCACTTATTTCGAGATCACCACCTGCGCCGGCCTTCTGGCCTTTGCCCGTACGCCCGCAGATTTCACCCTGTTGGAGGTGGGCTTGGGCGGGCGGCTGGACGCGACCAATGTGATCGACCAGCCCGAACTGACCATCATCACCCCGATCTCGATCGACCATGAGCAATTCCTTGGCAACACGCTGACCAAGATCGCTGGTGAAAAGGCTGGCATCATCAAACGCGGCGTTCCTTGTGTTGTTGGCCCGCAGCCCGAAGAGGCGATGGATGTGATCGAGGCCACCGCCGCCCGTCTGGGCGCGCCGCTGATCGCCTATGGTCAGCATTGGCACGTCTGGGAAGAACGCGGCCGCCTGATCTATCAGGATGAACGTGGCCTGTTGGACCTTCCGCTACCAAACTTGCCCGGCGCCCATCAGATCCAGAACGCCGGTGCTGCCATCGCCGCCCTGCGCCATCTGGGCAAGGATGACAGTGCCGCCGAGGCCGCCGTGACGCAGGCCTTCTGGCCCGCCCGCATGCAACGCCTTGCCGAGGGTCCGTTGGTCGAGGCCGCCCCCGAGGCCGAGCTGTGGCTTGACGGCGGGCATAACCCCGCCGCCGGTCAGGCCATTGGCAGCCATCTGGCCAGCCTGCCGAAACGACCGACCCATCTGATCTGCGGCATGCTCAACACCAAAGATATCTCGGGCTATCTGACCCCGATGATGCCCCATGTTGCCAGCCTGATCGCCGTGTCGATCCCGGATGAGCCAAACTCCCTGCCCGCTGAAGAGACCGCGCGTATGGCGCGCGAGGTTGGCATGCAGGCCTCTGAGGCCGACAATGTGCAAAGCGCCCTGGCGGCGATCGTCGCGGAGGAGCCCAACGCGCGGGTGCTGATCTGCGGTTCGCTCTATCTGGCGGGCGCGATTCTACGTGAAAACGGCTAACGAATCGCTCTGTTGACTGCTTCGCACCGATTCGCTTAAGGTCGAATCACCGAATTCGAGGGCGGTGATCCACCGCGTGATCCCGGGGGGGACACGTTCGACGGGTTGCACAGGCAAGATGCGCTGGCACCGAAGGCCAGACCGAAGACGTCAGGCAGGGCAAGAAAGAGGGGTCGGGTCAACGGCCCCCTTTTTTGTTTAGGCCCCGCCTGTTACCGCTGGTCCCATGATCGATGTTTTGCTTCAGACCCTGCCCTTCTTCCTGCTGATTGCTGTGGGCTACGGCGCCGGCCGGACAGGCTTTTTCCCGGAAGAGGCCACCGCCTGGCTCACCCGTTTTGTCTTTTACTTCGCACTGTCGGCGATGCTGTTTCGGTTTTCCGCCAACCTGACCCTGGCAGAGGTTTTCGATCTGCCCTTTGTCTGGGCCTACCTCACGGGCACAATGGCGGTATATCTTCTGGTCACCGGCGTGGCACTATTGCGCGGTCGCGGCGTCGAAGAGGCCGCGGTTGAGGCCCAATGCGGCGTTGTGGGCAACGTGGGTTTCCTCGGCGTGCCGATGCTGGTCATGCTGCTGGGCGAGGCCGCGATTGGACCGGTGATGCTGGTTCTGGCCTGTGACCTCATCGTCTTTGGCAGTCTGATCGTCATCGTCATCACCGCCCGCCGCGATGGCCGCCTGTCCCCCGGCGTCCTGCTCAGCGTCGGCCTGGGACTGCTGAAAAACCCGATGATTGTCTCCATCAGCTTGGGCCTTTTGTGGTCCGCGTCTACCTGGAAATTGCCCGGTTCGATCAATGATTTCCTGGCGATTTTGGGCGCCGCCGCCACCCCCGGCGCGCTCTTTGCGATCGGTGCCTCGCTGGCCAGCAAATCGGCCGAACGTCTGGCCGTGGCGGCATGGCTCAGCTTTGCCAAACTGGTGTTGCACCCCGCCGCCGTTGCCGCGACGGCCTATTTTATCTTCTCGGTGGAGGCCTATTCAGCCGGCGTGATGATCGCCGCCGCTGCCCTGCCCGTGGCAGGCAATGTGTTTATCCTGGCGCAGCACTACGGCGTGGCGCCACAGCGGGTTTCGGCCACCATCCTGATCTCAACCGCGCTCAGCATCCTCACGGTATCGGCGATCATCGCCGGTCTGTGATCGGGGCAATCCTGTCAGCAGATCCTGCAGCGGTGTGAAAGTGACAGAAAGGATCCGGGCCTGCGCCGTCGTCCCTTCTGCGGTTTGCCCCGCCCAGCCCTGCAATCGCTGATCCGCGGCCCAAAGGTTAAAGAACAGATAGCTCGGCACCGCGGGTAATGCTGAGCTCTCCGCCCGAACCTCATGCAACAGCCGCCCCTCGACAAACCAGCGCAGCCTGTCGGGATGCCATTCAAAGGCATAAAGCCTCGGACCATCCGCAGCATCAAACCCCAGCGGCACCACGTGACTGTTCAACGCACCATCCACCCACCAAGACAGGTGCAGCTTGCGGGTGTCTTTCCCAAGAAACTCGATATCAATTTCATCATGACGGGTGCCATAATAGGGGCCTGTGTAAGTGAAAAACCCGGTCACCACCCCAGCGCCACGCGCCGGCTGCATCAGAGCCTCATAGCGACCAAAGTGGCTGGTGGCCGTCCGCCTGAGCGATGCGCCGGCAAACCCGTTGTCTTGGTTTTTTTGTGGCCTGAGCCTCAGCGTTGCACCCGCTGAAATCCGGACGTTCCTGCGTTCCCAATCGGTGTCAAAGTCCGGATGCGAAAACTGATAATCGGCAATATGCCAGTCGTGCCTGTTGGGTGGGTCAAAACGCTCTGTAAAGCCTTCATTCCTCAATTCACCGCTTCCTTGCGCGCGCAACACTGGCATGACCAGCGAGTTTGATCCTGGCGCCTCCACCCCTCTGCCCGGTTCAAAAGGCAAGCGCGCCCCGATACAGGCGTCACACGGGTATGGCTGTTGTGCCCCGTCGGCGTTTGCAACGGCTTCATCCGTCTGCCCTGCACGCAAATCCAGCGCAGGTGCCGGATTGGCGAGGGACACACCCAAAGCCAGCGCCAGACGCCAAAACCCTAGCCATTTGATCGACCCCATATCTCTGCCCCGTCAAGGTTAACATTCGTTAACACTAACGGTGCAACGAGACAGTTTTCTGCAAATTTTCAGTAGTTATGGTTAATGGATTGGTCTCGCACCGCCGGCCTCTTTACCAACGCAGGTATCCCAAGGTTTAGATAAGGAACTTAACGCACACAGGTCTTTGCCCAGAGCTCAACCCGGCGATTTTCCACCGCCGTTGTTGCAAACCCGGCGAGCGGTTGCGCCTCCCCAACACCCAGCACCTCCTGCACCCGCGTTGGATCGTCCAGCTGCGCCTTCAACACCTCAGCCACTTGCGTGGCTCGTTGCAAAGACAGGGCTTCATTCACCGAAGCACCGCCGACACTATCAGAATGACCGACCAACCTGAGGCAGGTCTGGCGCATCAATGAAATGTTCAGAACCTCAGACAGTTGCGCGATCTGAGCTTTCGCCGCCGCATCCAGACGGCTGCCGCCAGCGGGGAAGAACACATGCGATTCCCGCATCCGCGCCGCAAGACCCTCCGCAGCGCTGGCGCCGTCTGCTTCACCCGACGGGCAGCCTTCAGCAATCAACTGATATTGTGCATAGATTTGGTCACACACCGCCTGCGCGGGCTGTGATGAGACCGGGCTCCCCCAGGTCAACAACAACGACACAGGCCATACGAGCCACCACAGTCTTCGATCTAACGTGAAACGATTCATTGGGACCTCCGTCGCTGAAACTAGCAGCCCCGTGCTAACGAAAGGTGAACGGATCGCAGCGATCGGGTAGCCGACGCGCGCAGCCAAACGCCACCCGACGCAAACGAAATAATCACGCAGCCATTAACTGATTGTTGTGATTCTTCACACAACGGTGGAGCTATCAACGGCTCTGCGGGGCCTGAAGGAGGCAACGAATATGCAGGA
This genomic window contains:
- a CDS encoding DUF6478 family protein, producing the protein MAGMPGSDLIKTFVSERVQKRWAKAARAAAGEDLAALRRQRSQARELRTHLNELIHVADERLALPAIGSTQFRRPQGSDWGWRPALWRGPLPVPGMSSVQNKSQLGEEVTLFHDCAFSELTLRQLRNTREADLAPYGLRMDVFKFDGSFLSLVIDLPPEAVQGLKRRHLLRMDTIVEMEKPLEIFARLNIKHGPNTEQIVRELPLHEEEIMVEFDLAYTKLNEKRVEKAWLDLIFEGPEMNQVVLRDLTFSRRPRAEL
- a CDS encoding CPBP family intramembrane glutamic endopeptidase, which gives rise to MNRPGRSPIRAYRAHAQFIAPAGDSAAAWRLIPGLVMAAALYLLMLWAMQNLLQILLSPDQFNAFTLSVQNGSTAIGTLYLLFSFGFLGLAIAIVTAQMHQRAPLTLIGPPKAALRQGIAVLIGLILLSLVIWILPPSEVLAPITESKAVGRWLMLLPVALLGILIQTSTEELIFRGYLQQQLAVRFDTPLIWMGLPALLFGLLHYRPEAGDSAWLLILWAALFSLFAADLTARAGTLGPAIALHFLSNAIAILFVAQDPALSGLALYSAPMDLRDSVALRQALTLDIALLGLGWLTARLVLRR
- a CDS encoding CPBP family intramembrane glutamic endopeptidase, whose translation is MTAYHPHHGYSAAARLTPDLPRLALGFVLIEVGYKLGLNLLDAVLVSAPDGFVDSYYSGTTRGGLLLQLFAFSLLILSVITVTRKLHFRSAVSLIGPPNQAWNDLRQVTLACLGGFLLIELLPPYYSYAGGVWNMPLAWLTTLPLAMIALLIQTGAEELLYRGYLQQQLAARFRATWVWMLVPNLLFAAAHWQPHAASNEAWEYVIWAFFFGLAASDLTARSGALGAAVGFHLANNAFAFLIFGEMGSTDSGLALMLFPAPEATGDSLLPPSAQDAAFPSARLIAELLVMLIIWLSARIAIRR
- the accD gene encoding acetyl-CoA carboxylase, carboxyltransferase subunit beta produces the protein MNWITNYVRPRINSIFSRREVPENLWTKCGECGTMLFHRELADNLNVCTNCDHHMAITPRARFENLFDGGIFTEVEVPTPITDPLQFRDQKKYPERMKAAQKKTGEKEAMLVATGEMGRTPIVAACQDFSFMGGSMGMYVGNAIIAAAEKAVELKRPLILFSAAGGARMQEGILSLMQMPRTTVAVQMLKEANLPYIVVLTHPTTGGVTASYAMLGDVQISEPNALICFAGPRVIEQTIREKLPEGFQRAEYLLDHGMLDRVTKRTEMRDELISITRMLLGLSPAIKGDLPAPAPVAASEDKPEESLSEALGGAEPDAK
- a CDS encoding folylpolyglutamate synthase/dihydrofolate synthase family protein; protein product: MKQGSDAVLARMMALHPKIIDLTLDRVWRLLDALDNPQNALPPVIHIAGTNGKGSTQAMIRAGLDAAGNTVHAYTSPHLARFHERIRLAGDLISEAHLTEILDECYAKNDGGNITYFEITTCAGLLAFARTPADFTLLEVGLGGRLDATNVIDQPELTIITPISIDHEQFLGNTLTKIAGEKAGIIKRGVPCVVGPQPEEAMDVIEATAARLGAPLIAYGQHWHVWEERGRLIYQDERGLLDLPLPNLPGAHQIQNAGAAIAALRHLGKDDSAAEAAVTQAFWPARMQRLAEGPLVEAAPEAELWLDGGHNPAAGQAIGSHLASLPKRPTHLICGMLNTKDISGYLTPMMPHVASLIAVSIPDEPNSLPAEETARMAREVGMQASEADNVQSALAAIVAEEPNARVLICGSLYLAGAILRENG
- a CDS encoding AEC family transporter; translation: MIDVLLQTLPFFLLIAVGYGAGRTGFFPEEATAWLTRFVFYFALSAMLFRFSANLTLAEVFDLPFVWAYLTGTMAVYLLVTGVALLRGRGVEEAAVEAQCGVVGNVGFLGVPMLVMLLGEAAIGPVMLVLACDLIVFGSLIVIVITARRDGRLSPGVLLSVGLGLLKNPMIVSISLGLLWSASTWKLPGSINDFLAILGAAATPGALFAIGASLASKSAERLAVAAWLSFAKLVLHPAAVAATAYFIFSVEAYSAGVMIAAAALPVAGNVFILAQHYGVAPQRVSATILISTALSILTVSAIIAGL
- a CDS encoding family 16 glycosylhydrolase, yielding MGSIKWLGFWRLALALGVSLANPAPALDLRAGQTDEAVANADGAQQPYPCDACIGARLPFEPGRGVEAPGSNSLVMPVLRAQGSGELRNEGFTERFDPPNRHDWHIADYQFSHPDFDTDWERRNVRISAGATLRLRPQKNQDNGFAGASLRRTATSHFGRYEALMQPARGAGVVTGFFTYTGPYYGTRHDEIDIEFLGKDTRKLHLSWWVDGALNSHVVPLGFDAADGPRLYAFEWHPDRLRWFVEGRLLHEVRAESSALPAVPSYLFFNLWAADQRLQGWAGQTAEGTTAQARILSVTFTPLQDLLTGLPRSQTGDDRRYREDAERG
- a CDS encoding OmpA family protein, which gives rise to MCDQIYAQYQLIAEGCPSGEADGASAAEGLAARMRESHVFFPAGGSRLDAAAKAQIAQLSEVLNISLMRQTCLRLVGHSDSVGGASVNEALSLQRATQVAEVLKAQLDDPTRVQEVLGVGEAQPLAGFATTAVENRRVELWAKTCVR